ATAGTATACAATCAATTGAATtacaatatgtatatatgtactaaataaaaaatctttCAGCGTATAGAATTTCAGAAAATATGtaagatttaaaaatttacaaaaaaacacactGTTTTATATGGCtgtattataattacaataatgTATACGGTATTTTCcgtacaattttttgaaactatgtatttttaataatatgacgcaaatatttctaactaatttaacaaaaatttaattaaaaatatataacataaaaaagtattagtttttattgcatatttaattatatgaattatcttttttttaatatgaattttgATCAAATGATGAATATTCAAAGGCACCATATGAAAACGGGATACTTGTTTCTTCATCCATAATTGAAGGTCCTTGCAGTACGCTATTCAATTCTTCATTGATACCCGCTCCTTTCTTCCTATTCTTTTTAGTAAGAACCCTCCACAAAGGAGTGTactataaaagaaaaattagtaattttataatttaattattatatataattaaaaaaatatgaatagtttttttaatgcaaataaattatagtttactttaaaaagaaggcccAATAACAGAGCAATTCCTATGGGCATTGAAGTTTTTATGATTTGTGGGttactttttattacattGGAAATTTGAGCAAGTATATCTAATTTAGCATCAGTTAATTCACCATCCTTTTCTGCACTGCAAGAAATTTCATTACATAAATGTTCACTATCACGTTCTTGaccattttgtatttctttacCATTGACTGCACCAGGAACACCATCACCATATGTTTTAGGACTAAGACTTGCATCACCAGAAGATACAACTACGGTTGATGCACTAACAACGCCTTCGTTCTGAGTATATAATTGACTAGAAGGTTCGAGGACATGTGCTACAACATTATTGTCTTGTCTATTATTATCTCCATCAACAGAACCTTCATTATCTAGTTTTCCAGAAGCAGAAGCCCTTTCAAGCGAAGATACTCTATCAGAACGTTCTGTAGCATCGATTTGATGCTTATGATCCTGTTTTTCAACATCTCCAACTTGATGTGTTTGCATATTACGGTGATTAACATCTAAAGTTTGATCATCAGATAAATTACTTTGAAGAAGACTTTTACCTGGATTATTTACTTGTAATGTACCCCCTTCATCAGATTCCCCAGCGGAACTGCTTTGTGATGGAAAATCTTTTGCTTGGGGATTTAATTCTCTAGATGGTGTATCCCCTGTGTTAGGCAAAGCTTGTGTGGAAGTACGTCCTTGTACAGATACACTAGTCTCTTTATTCGTTACAGATTTTGGTTCATGATCTTCGCTTTTAATAGAATTAGGGAGAGTCATTACATCTGATTGAGCAGGTAAAGCTTCGCTTTGTTTATTAGATTCTTCTCCACCAGCATGTTCTTGACTTGTACTTTGTGCTCTTGGTATTTGTAAACTAACTGCTTTTGAGGATTGGCCGTCCAATTTTGATCGTAATTTGGCTTTTCCTGCtgtttcttttgtttttactttttctgtCTTACAATTTGTACCTCCTTTACAGGGTTCAACTCTACCTGTTCTTTTTAATGGCGGATTTGTATTAACATTAGATTCTACATTAATACGACAGTTACCTTTATTATCACATATActtctaaaattttttattttatcatcttCATTAAGAtcactttttatatatccatTGACAATACAATGCTTTattgaagcatttttttcatttatatatttatataattgttgCCATTCCTTGTAGATATTTTCATGCGTcgcattataaaaatgatcaattttttcattaatgtCACTTTTTAATGTGCTATAACTATTCAAGCATGGAGCAGCATAGTATTGTTGGTAAGTATTAATGATTCTATTATATCCTCTATACGGCCAAgccattattttatattatatagtcTTTCGCAAttcttcatttaaataaataattttggaaaataatttgtgtgtatatgtaGACACTTTTGCAACGTGATATTACTTCTTTTGATATTATGCCTCTGGGTTATTACTATTCGGgatatacaaataattacggtaataaatattataaataagtGTACCTTAGcatatcataattataatttaaaaatacatatatagataagtttaaataataaaagttgCAAATAAATAGTTGTTTATAAAACTAACTGTAAATTAATTCATTAAGGTAATAAATGTTTACAGTGCTTcaacacatttttacgtGCTAAATGTGTATATCATTAGTGGCGACATATAAACATGTGAAGTTTGGGAAATCACTGATCGTAAAGTATACATATATctgtaaatttaatatatactgTACAAAAACGAAGCAAATCATGAATTCTGAAACGTTTGATTTATGTAGtactaataaatataaagtaaattgttctggaaattatttatacatatgtatatttattctattcCTT
Above is a genomic segment from Plasmodium vivax scf_6691 genomic scaffold, whole genome shotgun sequence containing:
- a CDS encoding variable surface protein Vir18, putative (encoded by transcript PVX_068190A), whose product is MAWPYRGYNRIINTYQQYYAAPCLNSYSTLKSDINEKIDHFYNATHENIYKEWQQLYKYINEKNASIKHCIVNGYIKSDLNEDDKIKNFRSICDNKGNCRINVESNVNTNPPLKRTGRVEPCKGGTNCKTEKVKTKETAGKAKLRSKLDGQSSKAVSLQIPRAQSTSQEHAGGEESNKQSEALPAQSDVMTLPNSIKSEDHEPKSVTNKETSVSVQGRTSTQALPNTGDTPSRELNPQAKDFPSQSSSAGESDEGGTLQVNNPGKSLLQSNLSDDQTLDVNHRNMQTHQVGDVEKQDHKHQIDATERSDRVSSLERASASGKLDNEGSVDGDNNRQDNNVVAHVLEPSSQLYTQNEGVVSASTVVVSSGDASLSPKTYGDGVPGAVNGKEIQNGQERDSEHLCNEISCSAEKDGELTDAKLDILAQISNVIKSNPQIIKTSMPIGIALLLGLLFKYTPLWRVLTKKNRKKGAGINEELNSVLQGPSIMDEETSIPFSYGAFEYSSFDQNSY